Proteins from a single region of Larus michahellis chromosome 13, bLarMic1.1, whole genome shotgun sequence:
- the CASTOR1 gene encoding cytosolic arginine sensor for mTORC1 subunit 1 isoform X2: MDLHILEHRVRVLSLARRGLWLYTHPLLKLLFLPQRCRCKFFSLTETPEDYTIMLDEEGFKELPPSEFMQVADSTWLVLSVVSNGRAPSGCQATGVTKIARSVIAPLAEHHVSVLMLSTYQTDFILVRERDLPVVIHTLAGEFDIYKEESGECVPVTCDDVSNGFLKPKPAASPTLHPVQSPQTRFCVLTVAPDTLPAIATMLIDVLFYSHSPPREAGADGQDLDSITFFAFSLIEGYISIVMDAETQKRFPSDLLLTSSTGELWRMVRIGGQPLGFDECGIVAQIAEPLAAADISAYYISTFNFDHALVPEEGIAEVIQLLQQRQESGR; encoded by the exons ATGGACCTGCACATCCTGGAGCACCGGGTGCGGGTGCTGAGCCTGGCCCGCCGCGGGCTCTGGCTCTACACCCACCCGCTGCTCAAGCTGCTCTtcctgccccagcgctgccg GTGCAAGTTCTTCAGCCTGACGGAGACCCCCGAGGACTACACCATCATGCTGGACGAGGAGGGCTTCAAAG AGCTGCCGCCCTCCGAGTTCATGCAGGTGGCGGATTCGACGTGGCTGGTGCTCAGCGTCGTCTCCAATGGCCGGGCGCCCTCCGGCTGCCAGGCCACCGGCGTCACCAAGATCGCCAGGTCGGTCATCGCGCCGCTGGCCGAGCACCACGTCTCGGTGCTGATGCTCTCCACCTACCAGACCGACTTCATCCTG GTGCGGGAGCGGGACCTGCCGGTGGTGATCCACACGCTGGCGGGGGAGTTCGACATCTACAAGGAGGAGAGCGGCGAGTGCGTCCCCGTCACCTGCGATGACGTGAGCAACGGCTTCCTCAAGCCCAAGCCGG ccgccagccccacgctgcaCCCCGTGCAGAGCCCCCAGACCCGCTTCTGCGTCCTGACCGTGGCCCCCGACACGCTGCCCGCCATCGCCACCATGCTCATCGACGTCCTCTTCTACTCCCACAG CCCACCGAGGGAGGCTGGCGCTGACGGCCAGGACCTCGACTCCATCACCTTCTTCGCCTTCTCCCTCATCGAGGGCTACATCTCCATCGTGATGGACGCTGAAACCCAGAAGCG GTTCCCCAGTGACCTACTGCTGACCAGCTCGACGGGGGAGCTGTGGCGGATGGTGCGGATCGGCGGGCAGCCCCTCGGCTTCG ACGAGTGTGGCATCGTGGCCCAGATCGCCGAGCCGCTGGCCGCCGCCGACATATCGGCGTATTACATCAGCACCTTCAACTTCGATCACGCCTTG GTCCCCGAGGAGGGCATCGCCGAAGtcatccagctgctgcagcagcgccAGGAGAGCGGCAGATAG
- the CASTOR1 gene encoding cytosolic arginine sensor for mTORC1 subunit 1 isoform X1 encodes MHPGLVGGGGRSLGPAHPCSQNQAPSQRLEQLSPVWLVPPVEGAGLCPQTSICSPRLGLILSWLRWASSSPEGQCDTRCLSRCEPWGMWHRVPFGCAKPQGAPCLSFPLPLAELPPSEFMQVADSTWLVLSVVSNGRAPSGCQATGVTKIARSVIAPLAEHHVSVLMLSTYQTDFILVRERDLPVVIHTLAGEFDIYKEESGECVPVTCDDVSNGFLKPKPAASPTLHPVQSPQTRFCVLTVAPDTLPAIATMLIDVLFYSHSPPREAGADGQDLDSITFFAFSLIEGYISIVMDAETQKRFPSDLLLTSSTGELWRMVRIGGQPLGFDECGIVAQIAEPLAAADISAYYISTFNFDHALVPEEGIAEVIQLLQQRQESGR; translated from the exons ATGCACCCTGggcttgtggggggtgggggtcgtAGCCTTGGCCCCGCTCATCCCTGCAGCCAAAATCAGGCGCCGTCTCAGCGCCTGGAGCAGCTGAGCCCTGTCTGGCTCGTTCCGCCTGTGGAAGGGGCTGGTCTGTGCCCCCAAACCAGCATCTGCAGCCCACGCCTGGGGCTGATCCTGTCCTGGCTCCGCTGGGCCAGCTCGTCTCCCGAGGGACAGTGTGACACGCGGTGCCTGAGCCGGTGCGAGCCCTGGGGCATGTGGCATCGGGTGCCATTCGGCTGTGCCAAGCCCCAGGgagccccgtgcctcagtttccccttgccCCTCGCAGAGCTGCCGCCCTCCGAGTTCATGCAGGTGGCGGATTCGACGTGGCTGGTGCTCAGCGTCGTCTCCAATGGCCGGGCGCCCTCCGGCTGCCAGGCCACCGGCGTCACCAAGATCGCCAGGTCGGTCATCGCGCCGCTGGCCGAGCACCACGTCTCGGTGCTGATGCTCTCCACCTACCAGACCGACTTCATCCTG GTGCGGGAGCGGGACCTGCCGGTGGTGATCCACACGCTGGCGGGGGAGTTCGACATCTACAAGGAGGAGAGCGGCGAGTGCGTCCCCGTCACCTGCGATGACGTGAGCAACGGCTTCCTCAAGCCCAAGCCGG ccgccagccccacgctgcaCCCCGTGCAGAGCCCCCAGACCCGCTTCTGCGTCCTGACCGTGGCCCCCGACACGCTGCCCGCCATCGCCACCATGCTCATCGACGTCCTCTTCTACTCCCACAG CCCACCGAGGGAGGCTGGCGCTGACGGCCAGGACCTCGACTCCATCACCTTCTTCGCCTTCTCCCTCATCGAGGGCTACATCTCCATCGTGATGGACGCTGAAACCCAGAAGCG GTTCCCCAGTGACCTACTGCTGACCAGCTCGACGGGGGAGCTGTGGCGGATGGTGCGGATCGGCGGGCAGCCCCTCGGCTTCG ACGAGTGTGGCATCGTGGCCCAGATCGCCGAGCCGCTGGCCGCCGCCGACATATCGGCGTATTACATCAGCACCTTCAACTTCGATCACGCCTTG GTCCCCGAGGAGGGCATCGCCGAAGtcatccagctgctgcagcagcgccAGGAGAGCGGCAGATAG